In Leeia aquatica, a single window of DNA contains:
- a CDS encoding DMT family transporter, producing MMQTWQLYLSTILIWGSTWIAITFQLGTVPVTVSLAWRFGLASLMLWLWLGWRKLPVRFTLQQHGWLLLLGLCQYGINYALIYLAEMHISSGLVAVLFTAIIGVNLLGSRVFFQIPITRRSAGGALLGMLGVALVFLPELQSLRGDAKTLQGIGLGLLAALFASAGNLLSARNARDNMGVMSGNAVSMAYGAGTMLLVSLLQGHVPSIPLTVPYVSSLLYLAFFGSVLAFGAYLTLIARIGPAKASYAGVLIPLVALLLSTFFEDYQWHLSAFFGMALCLSGNVLMLRK from the coding sequence ATGATGCAAACCTGGCAACTCTATTTGTCCACCATTCTGATCTGGGGCTCCACCTGGATTGCCATTACCTTCCAGCTGGGTACGGTGCCGGTCACCGTTTCGCTGGCCTGGCGCTTTGGGCTGGCCAGCCTGATGCTCTGGCTGTGGCTAGGGTGGCGCAAGTTGCCGGTCCGCTTCACGCTGCAGCAGCATGGCTGGCTGCTCCTGCTGGGCCTGTGCCAGTATGGCATCAACTATGCACTGATCTATCTGGCCGAGATGCACATCAGCTCCGGCCTGGTGGCGGTGCTGTTTACCGCCATCATTGGCGTCAATCTGCTCGGCAGCCGCGTTTTCTTCCAGATCCCCATCACCCGTCGCTCAGCAGGTGGGGCGTTACTGGGCATGCTTGGGGTGGCATTGGTCTTTCTGCCGGAGCTGCAAAGCCTGCGCGGCGACGCCAAAACCCTGCAGGGGATAGGACTGGGGCTTCTGGCGGCCTTGTTTGCCAGCGCGGGCAATCTGCTATCGGCGCGCAATGCCCGCGACAATATGGGCGTGATGTCGGGCAACGCTGTCAGCATGGCCTATGGCGCGGGCACCATGCTGCTGGTCAGCCTGCTGCAGGGGCATGTGCCCAGTATCCCGTTGACCGTACCTTATGTGTCGTCCCTGCTCTATCTGGCCTTTTTTGGCTCAGTGCTGGCTTTTGGCGCTTACTTGACGCTGATTGCGCGCATTGGTCCTGCCAAAGCCTCTTACGCCGGGGTGTTGATCCCGCTGGTGGCGCTGCTGCTGTCCACCTTTTTTGAAGACTATCAGTGGCATCTGTCTGCCTTTTTCGGCATGGCCCTGTGCCTGTCTGGCAACGTACTGATGCTGCGCAAATAA
- the htpG gene encoding molecular chaperone HtpG — translation MSVNKETLGFQAEVKQLLKLMIHSLYSNKEIFLRELISNASDAADKLRFAAIADGSLLANDPELQIHVSFDKDARTVTIADNGIGMSREDVIQHIGTIAKSGTREFFEKLSGDERKDANLIGQFGVGFYSAFIVADRVTLTTRRAGSTADAAVRWESAGDGEYTLENVSKPGRGTEIVLHLREGEDEFLNEWRLSNVIKTYSDHISLPILLHKPKRDDKGELLNEEEIETVNQASALWTRSKADISKEQYEEFYKHVAHDWEAPLAWSHAKVEGRQEYTELLYIPQRAPFDLYDRERRQGIKLYVRRVFIMDDAEKLLPQYLRFVKGVVDSNDLPLNVSREILQDSKDIDAIRAGCVKKILGLLDDLAGSEEDEGKEKFRTFWSQFGTVFKEGIGEDFANKERIAKLCRFASTLANTAEQSVSLDDYIARMKDGQDKIYYVTADSFAAAANSPHLEIFRKKGVEVLLLSDRVDEWLASSLTEYNGKKLQSVSKGSLDMDALADEAEKAEQKAAEDDLKPVLEKVQASLGERIKEVRVTHRLTDSPSCLVADDHAMSGHLERLLKSAGQSVPGSKPILELNPSHALVKKLSAEPAHFDDLAHVLFEQALLAEGGQLEDPAGFVKRVNSLFLSGL, via the coding sequence ATGAGTGTGAACAAGGAAACGCTGGGTTTTCAGGCAGAAGTCAAACAACTGCTGAAGCTGATGATTCACTCGCTGTATTCCAACAAGGAAATCTTCCTGCGCGAGTTGATCTCCAATGCATCGGATGCCGCAGACAAACTGCGGTTTGCCGCCATTGCGGATGGCAGCTTGCTGGCGAATGACCCTGAACTGCAAATCCATGTGTCCTTCGACAAGGATGCCCGTACCGTGACCATCGCGGATAACGGCATCGGCATGAGCCGTGAGGACGTGATCCAGCATATCGGCACCATTGCCAAGTCCGGTACCCGCGAATTCTTTGAAAAGCTGTCCGGCGATGAGCGCAAGGATGCCAACCTGATCGGCCAGTTTGGCGTGGGTTTTTACTCCGCCTTTATCGTGGCAGACCGCGTGACGTTGACCACCCGTCGTGCCGGCAGTACGGCGGATGCCGCCGTGCGCTGGGAGTCTGCTGGTGACGGTGAGTACACGCTGGAAAACGTCAGCAAGCCGGGCCGGGGTACCGAGATCGTGCTGCACCTGCGTGAGGGTGAAGACGAGTTTCTCAATGAGTGGCGTCTGTCTAATGTCATCAAGACCTACTCGGACCATATTTCCCTGCCCATCCTGTTGCATAAGCCCAAGCGGGACGACAAGGGTGAGCTGCTGAACGAAGAAGAAATCGAAACGGTCAACCAGGCCTCCGCCTTGTGGACCCGGTCCAAAGCGGACATCAGCAAGGAACAGTACGAAGAGTTCTACAAGCATGTGGCACACGACTGGGAGGCCCCGCTGGCGTGGAGTCACGCCAAGGTAGAAGGCCGCCAGGAGTACACCGAGCTGCTGTACATCCCGCAGCGTGCACCGTTTGACCTGTACGACCGTGAACGCCGCCAGGGCATCAAGCTGTATGTGCGTCGCGTCTTCATCATGGACGATGCCGAGAAGCTGTTGCCGCAATACCTGCGCTTTGTGAAGGGGGTGGTCGACAGCAATGACCTGCCGCTGAACGTCAGCCGGGAGATCCTGCAAGACAGCAAGGATATCGACGCCATTCGTGCCGGTTGCGTGAAGAAGATTCTGGGCCTGCTGGATGATCTGGCGGGTTCGGAAGAGGACGAAGGCAAAGAGAAATTCCGTACCTTCTGGAGCCAGTTTGGCACCGTGTTCAAGGAAGGCATTGGCGAAGATTTTGCCAACAAGGAACGCATTGCCAAGCTGTGCCGTTTTGCCAGCACGCTGGCGAACACGGCCGAGCAGTCGGTGTCGCTGGACGACTATATTGCCCGCATGAAAGACGGGCAGGACAAGATTTACTATGTGACCGCAGATTCCTTTGCCGCCGCGGCCAACAGCCCGCATCTGGAAATCTTCCGCAAGAAGGGCGTGGAAGTGCTGCTGCTGTCCGACCGGGTGGACGAATGGCTGGCGTCGTCGCTCACCGAGTACAACGGCAAGAAACTGCAGTCGGTCAGCAAGGGCAGCCTGGATATGGATGCGCTGGCCGATGAAGCCGAGAAGGCCGAGCAGAAAGCCGCTGAGGATGACTTGAAGCCGGTGCTGGAGAAGGTGCAGGCTAGTCTGGGTGAGCGCATCAAGGAAGTGCGCGTGACCCATCGCCTGACCGACTCGCCGTCTTGCCTGGTGGCGGATGATCATGCCATGAGCGGGCATCTGGAGCGGCTGTTGAAGTCCGCCGGGCAAAGCGTGCCGGGCAGCAAGCCGATCCTGGAGCTGAATCCGTCGCACGCACTGGTGAAGAAGTTGTCTGCCGAGCCGGCGCACTTTGATGATCTGGCCCATGTGCTGTTCGAACAGGCTTTGCTGGCAGAGGGTGGCCAGCTGGAAGACCCGGCGGGCTTTGTGAAGCGCGTCAACAGCCTGTTCCTGTCAGGGCTGTAA
- a CDS encoding LysR family transcriptional regulator, protein MKMAQSPLELRHLRTLLTLARTGSLTDTARELHLTQSAISYQIKALEAHYGCALFARKSAPPRFSPAGQRLLQLARQMQQAQAEAEQDLQRIVRAEAGQLRISVACHSSFDWLLPANEGFRERWPDVSLDFLLGWQAEPVALLREHKADLVILSEPIQPQDVVLHPLFSFEIVAVLPKAHPLLQRAVLEPQDFIGETLISYPLPDHRLDLVHKVLRPAGIEMRRRTVELTAAIIQLVALRQGVAALPAWSVSDYAGKGYVETRRITPEGLRCDLFAATRAAQADEPFVQDFLQEIRQTAADRRGMMALPTQQQEMQGT, encoded by the coding sequence ATGAAAATGGCTCAATCCCCACTCGAGCTGCGCCACTTGCGCACCTTGCTGACGCTGGCGCGTACCGGCAGCCTGACAGACACCGCACGGGAACTGCACCTGACCCAGTCCGCCATTTCTTATCAGATCAAGGCGCTGGAGGCGCATTACGGCTGTGCCCTGTTTGCCCGCAAATCGGCGCCACCCCGGTTTTCTCCCGCGGGGCAACGACTGTTGCAGCTGGCCAGACAAATGCAGCAGGCACAGGCCGAGGCGGAGCAGGACCTGCAAAGGATTGTCCGTGCGGAGGCTGGGCAACTGCGCATCAGTGTGGCCTGTCATTCCTCATTTGACTGGCTGCTGCCCGCCAACGAGGGATTCCGCGAGCGTTGGCCCGATGTGTCACTGGATTTCCTGCTGGGTTGGCAGGCGGAGCCGGTGGCCCTGCTGCGCGAGCACAAGGCGGACCTGGTCATTCTGTCTGAGCCGATCCAGCCGCAGGATGTGGTGCTGCACCCCCTGTTTTCCTTTGAGATTGTTGCGGTACTGCCCAAGGCGCATCCCTTGCTGCAGCGGGCGGTACTGGAACCGCAGGACTTTATCGGCGAAACCCTGATCAGCTACCCGCTGCCCGACCATCGGCTGGATCTGGTACACAAGGTGCTGCGCCCGGCCGGGATTGAGATGCGACGTCGCACGGTGGAGCTGACGGCGGCCATCATCCAGCTGGTGGCATTGCGGCAGGGTGTGGCGGCGCTGCCAGCATGGAGTGTCAGTGACTATGCGGGCAAGGGCTATGTGGAAACCCGGCGCATTACACCGGAAGGTTTGCGTTGCGACCTGTTTGCAGCCACCCGGGCGGCGCAGGCAGATGAGCCCTTTGTGCAGGATTTCCTGCAGGAGATCCGCCAGACAGCGGCGGATCGCCGCGGCATGATGGCTTTGCCTACGCAGCAGCAGGAGATGCAAGGCACTTGA
- the hemH gene encoding ferrochelatase, whose protein sequence is MSYPIAEPAFQHQNVARVGVLLVNLGTPEAPTPKALRPYLRQFLSDRRVIEIPRPVWWLILNAFILPFRPRKSAEKYATIWTPEGSPLKLHTEKQAKLLKGLLGDRLGDHVMVGWAMRYGKPAVADVLAEMKAKGCDRILLLPMYPQYAASSVGSAMDEVFRALQGMRNPPELRVIKHFHDEPAYIEALADKIRRHWALNGRGDHLLLSFHGVPRFTLDKGDPYHCECLKTGRLLREALGLPTEQVTVAFQSRFGKAEWLKPYVVDSLKKLGKAKVGKLDVICPGFVADCLETLEEIAMEGKATFLSAGGGEFRYIPCLNEDAPFIAALAGLAERHMQGWDLAKPDPAVLEQRRLQAKAAGAEA, encoded by the coding sequence ATGTCCTACCCGATCGCCGAACCTGCCTTTCAGCACCAGAACGTTGCCCGTGTCGGGGTGTTGCTGGTTAACCTGGGCACGCCGGAGGCCCCCACGCCCAAGGCGCTGCGTCCCTATTTGCGGCAATTCCTGTCGGATCGACGGGTCATCGAGATTCCACGCCCGGTCTGGTGGTTGATCCTCAACGCCTTCATTCTGCCATTCCGCCCACGCAAATCGGCGGAGAAGTACGCCACCATCTGGACCCCGGAAGGCTCACCCCTGAAGCTGCACACCGAGAAGCAGGCCAAGTTGCTGAAAGGCCTGCTGGGTGACCGACTGGGAGATCATGTGATGGTGGGCTGGGCCATGCGCTATGGCAAGCCGGCGGTGGCCGATGTCCTGGCCGAGATGAAGGCCAAGGGCTGTGACCGCATCCTGCTGCTGCCCATGTACCCGCAATACGCGGCGAGCAGTGTGGGGTCTGCCATGGACGAAGTGTTCCGTGCCTTGCAAGGCATGCGCAACCCGCCTGAGCTGCGGGTGATCAAGCATTTTCATGATGAACCTGCCTATATCGAGGCGCTGGCAGACAAGATACGGCGGCATTGGGCGTTGAATGGGCGGGGTGACCACCTGCTGCTGAGTTTCCATGGTGTGCCGCGTTTCACGCTGGACAAGGGCGATCCCTACCATTGCGAATGCCTCAAGACCGGGCGGTTGTTGCGTGAAGCGCTGGGTTTGCCCACCGAGCAGGTGACGGTGGCTTTCCAGTCCCGCTTTGGCAAGGCAGAGTGGCTAAAGCCCTACGTGGTCGATAGCCTGAAGAAGCTGGGCAAGGCCAAGGTCGGCAAGCTGGATGTGATCTGCCCTGGCTTTGTGGCGGACTGCCTGGAAACCCTGGAAGAAATTGCCATGGAAGGCAAGGCCACTTTCCTGTCAGCGGGGGGCGGCGAATTCCGCTACATCCCGTGCCTGAATGAGGACGCGCCTTTTATTGCGGCGCTGGCCGGTCTGGCTGAGCGCCACATGCAAGGTTGGGATCTGGCCAAACCCGATCCCGCCGTGCTGGAGCAGCGGCGGCTACAGGCCAAGGCAGCAGGCGCCGAGGCCTGA
- a CDS encoding M90 family metallopeptidase, with protein sequence MKLFDWLRRPPPPPEILLPQWQAVLDLPLFAGLNRDDAWRLCVLGERFLSRKQWVGTEGLLVTDAMRRLLALTASLPILNLNEDSFDDWRGVILYPAPFVVRDARPEMLSVTQWGGVGVVHEEDQIQLGQARGDGPILLSWPDAERASQQLDGFNVILHEIAHKLDMLNGVADGFPPLHRGMQRLRWTEVWQANYRLMRWQARMGQLPHWLDAYACSSPAECFAVLSETFFELPFAVATDYPALYQQLVLFYRQDPRARLMGPHRAESTA encoded by the coding sequence GTGAAACTGTTCGACTGGTTGCGTCGCCCGCCGCCTCCTCCAGAAATCTTGCTGCCGCAGTGGCAGGCCGTACTGGACCTGCCACTGTTTGCCGGCTTGAACCGCGATGACGCCTGGCGCTTGTGTGTACTGGGCGAACGGTTTCTCAGCCGCAAACAATGGGTCGGCACCGAAGGCTTGCTGGTGACCGATGCCATGCGCCGTCTGCTGGCGCTCACCGCCAGCCTGCCCATTCTCAATCTGAACGAGGACAGTTTTGATGACTGGCGCGGGGTCATCCTGTACCCGGCACCCTTTGTGGTGCGCGATGCGCGCCCGGAAATGCTGTCCGTGACGCAGTGGGGTGGGGTAGGGGTGGTGCATGAGGAAGACCAGATCCAGCTAGGGCAGGCCAGGGGCGACGGCCCCATTCTGCTCTCCTGGCCGGATGCTGAGCGGGCCAGCCAGCAGCTGGATGGGTTTAACGTCATCCTGCACGAGATTGCCCACAAGCTGGACATGCTCAATGGGGTGGCCGACGGTTTCCCGCCCTTGCACCGGGGCATGCAGCGCTTGCGCTGGACAGAGGTCTGGCAGGCCAACTATCGTCTGATGCGCTGGCAGGCGCGCATGGGGCAGCTGCCGCACTGGCTGGATGCCTATGCCTGCAGCAGTCCGGCGGAGTGTTTTGCTGTACTGAGCGAGACGTTTTTTGAGCTGCCCTTTGCCGTCGCCACAGATTACCCGGCCCTTTATCAGCAACTGGTGTTGTTTTACCGGCAAGATCCCCGTGCTCGCCTGATGGGTCCCCACCGGGCTGAAAGTACGGCCTGA
- a CDS encoding antibiotic biosynthesis monooxygenase family protein has product MPHDPVARLPEPPYYAVIFSSVRHEGDEGYAAMASRMVALAAQQPGYLGVESVRGDDRFGITVSYWQDEASIQAWREQAEHVIARELGKQKWYEVMATRVCKVERAYGFARQADGVLAPLR; this is encoded by the coding sequence ATGCCACACGATCCCGTCGCCCGCCTGCCTGAGCCCCCTTACTACGCGGTCATTTTCAGTTCCGTACGTCACGAGGGTGACGAAGGTTATGCCGCAATGGCCAGCCGCATGGTGGCGCTGGCCGCGCAGCAACCGGGTTATCTGGGGGTAGAGTCCGTGCGGGGCGATGACCGTTTTGGCATCACGGTGTCCTATTGGCAGGATGAAGCCAGCATCCAGGCCTGGCGAGAGCAGGCTGAGCATGTCATCGCCCGTGAGCTGGGCAAACAGAAATGGTACGAAGTAATGGCCACCCGGGTGTGCAAGGTGGAACGGGCCTATGGCTTCGCCCGCCAAGCCGATGGGGTGCTGGCGCCCCTTCGCTGA
- a CDS encoding TetR/AcrR family transcriptional regulator, with translation MGKGEQTKALIIHTARQVASEVGLDSLTIGDLAVRMGMSKSGLFGHFGSREELQREVMAATAQVFAETVVKPALKLPRGLVRLRAMFEGWLDYETSLPGGCLIAAAVFEFDSKPGMVRDAVFEHQRNWQGFLEKAAQLAVETGELPADTAIGELAFMLLGIVYSSYVYRGFEPADQVRRRIMRSFEHLLHHPPRQDKAD, from the coding sequence ATGGGTAAAGGCGAACAAACCAAGGCATTGATCATACACACCGCGAGGCAGGTGGCCAGTGAAGTCGGGCTGGACAGCCTGACCATTGGAGATCTGGCGGTGCGCATGGGCATGTCGAAAAGCGGCCTGTTTGGTCACTTTGGCTCCCGTGAGGAGCTGCAGCGCGAAGTTATGGCGGCGACCGCGCAGGTGTTTGCGGAAACGGTGGTGAAGCCAGCACTGAAGTTGCCTCGCGGGCTGGTGCGCTTGCGGGCCATGTTTGAAGGCTGGCTGGACTATGAGACCTCCTTGCCCGGCGGTTGCCTGATTGCCGCCGCCGTGTTTGAGTTTGACAGTAAGCCCGGCATGGTGCGCGACGCGGTGTTTGAGCATCAGCGGAACTGGCAGGGCTTTCTGGAAAAGGCCGCACAACTGGCCGTGGAGACGGGCGAGCTGCCTGCAGATACGGCCATCGGGGAGCTGGCTTTCATGTTGCTGGGGATTGTGTACTCCAGCTATGTGTATCGAGGCTTTGAACCGGCCGATCAAGTACGTCGCCGGATCATGCGGAGTTTCGAGCATTTGCTGCACCATCCGCCCCGGCAGGACAAGGCGGACTGA
- a CDS encoding CTP synthase C-terminal region-related (seleno)protein, whose protein sequence is MKTLRVALVGDYSPDITAHQAIPVALQLAAEDSGHDIQSHWLTTDEIDHPALFNDFHGIWCVPGSPYRSEAGALLAIRTAREQHIPFLGSCGGFQHALLEYARHVLGWAEATHAEIDPDSPHAVISRLSCSLIDVKAGIMLSENSQLARLYGRTRIEEGFRCNYGPSPRLTAHLQQGPLRAVGHDDAGEVRAIELQGHPYFIASLFQPERSALQGILPPPVAGLVHAMQQR, encoded by the coding sequence ATGAAAACGTTGAGGGTTGCCCTTGTAGGCGACTATTCACCAGACATCACGGCCCATCAGGCCATCCCCGTGGCCTTGCAGCTGGCCGCGGAGGACAGTGGCCACGACATCCAGTCGCACTGGCTGACTACCGATGAGATTGATCATCCCGCGCTGTTCAATGATTTTCATGGTATCTGGTGCGTGCCCGGCAGCCCCTATCGCAGTGAAGCGGGTGCCTTGCTGGCCATCCGCACCGCCAGAGAACAGCACATCCCGTTTCTGGGCAGTTGTGGCGGCTTCCAGCACGCCTTGCTGGAGTACGCACGCCATGTGCTGGGCTGGGCCGAGGCGACCCATGCCGAGATCGACCCGGATTCGCCCCACGCGGTCATCAGCCGCCTCAGCTGTAGCCTGATTGATGTCAAAGCTGGCATCATGCTGTCAGAAAACAGCCAGTTGGCCCGACTATACGGTCGCACCCGGATTGAAGAAGGCTTCCGCTGCAATTATGGGCCGAGCCCACGCCTGACCGCGCATTTGCAACAGGGCCCCCTGCGTGCCGTGGGGCACGACGATGCGGGCGAGGTACGTGCCATTGAGCTGCAGGGCCACCCCTACTTCATTGCCAGCCTGTTCCAGCCTGAACGTAGCGCATTGCAAGGCATCCTGCCCCCACCTGTTGCGGGTCTGGTTCATGCCATGCAGCAACGCTGA
- a CDS encoding alpha/beta fold hydrolase, whose protein sequence is MRRVVPWLSGHYPDYMSRWALRQFTTPPKPQETATQRQWRAKAEVIPLWHEQSRWLNTPQRGGQLLRWGQGERKILLVHGWGGWATQFAAWLPPLLASGCQVLALDMPGHGEAPKRQVTLFDFMAALRLVERLIGPVDAASGHSLGASALTLTAAEGWSAGRLVMLAAAENIETAPRQFARMVALPDNIRLNMQEAMAQRHGVSWQELDGRLIAHNARYPALVIHDRQDKEIPYEQGVQLAARWPGAQLVTTEGLGHRRILQDKGVMQQAIDFMLLD, encoded by the coding sequence ATGCGCAGAGTGGTCCCCTGGCTGAGTGGGCACTACCCGGATTACATGAGCCGCTGGGCATTGCGGCAATTCACCACACCGCCCAAACCCCAGGAAACGGCAACACAACGCCAATGGCGTGCCAAGGCCGAGGTGATTCCGCTGTGGCATGAGCAAAGTCGCTGGTTGAATACCCCACAACGGGGCGGGCAGTTGCTCCGCTGGGGGCAGGGTGAGCGAAAAATCCTGCTGGTACATGGCTGGGGTGGCTGGGCGACACAATTTGCGGCCTGGTTGCCGCCATTGCTGGCCAGTGGCTGTCAGGTGCTGGCGCTGGACATGCCGGGGCATGGTGAAGCGCCCAAGCGCCAGGTCACCCTGTTTGATTTCATGGCTGCGCTGCGGCTGGTGGAGCGGCTGATCGGGCCGGTAGATGCCGCATCGGGTCACTCGCTGGGGGCCTCCGCCTTGACCCTGACGGCAGCGGAAGGATGGTCCGCCGGGCGACTGGTCATGCTGGCGGCAGCAGAGAACATTGAGACGGCACCTCGCCAGTTTGCGCGTATGGTGGCGTTGCCAGACAACATCCGCCTCAACATGCAAGAAGCGATGGCGCAGCGGCATGGTGTGTCGTGGCAAGAACTGGATGGTCGACTCATTGCGCACAATGCCCGTTATCCTGCTTTGGTCATTCATGATCGCCAGGACAAGGAAATCCCGTACGAACAAGGGGTGCAGTTGGCTGCTCGCTGGCCCGGCGCGCAACTGGTGACCACTGAAGGGTTGGGCCACCGCCGTATCTTGCAAGACAAGGGCGTGATGCAACAGGCCATTGATTTCATGCTGTTGGACTAG
- a CDS encoding PAS domain-containing sensor histidine kinase, translating into MLAYGALLTSVLVLVGWLMSLPLFGKAVNGWWGLLVLPGFGIGLLMLALGRENRRLRQRLREARQREQRQQVLFDLSIDWVWEMDAEYRFTYIEAGMGAAVRLSPEGILGKTPWELPYLGPCNDWGAFHEVFARRQAVQRLELIRQRDNDPPSYVAISGIPVFDAADQFTGWRGISQDITAQKRAEVALRQHRDQLQRTADAQTERLMAVFDASPMGMAQVINRHFVMVNQAFLELFGWPAEQMLGHSTRMVFESDAAFMDVGQRVTPVQFSGLTHTVNTPFVRADGRVFDGVAYGRAIDIHDPSKGQMWLYQDVSAEREAAAALARSEHAYEEASSIAHIGHFRWNINEGVTWSAETFRLHGFDPAEPTPDLDLILQRVHPDDAENWFRLAALAFEEGLTCDYHYRVVHPDGKVLILKECNRLLLDEFGNIVGQFGTVQDQTEIFQAEEALRQARDEAEQANRTKSVFLANMSHELRTPMHAILSFAELAADRLDKAPAEKIQHYLGNIRQAGQRLLGLLNDLLDLSKMEAGKMSYQMTSQPLLPLVHDAIAELQLLAMARAQHIELLAEREDLVLPFDGMRLGQLLRNLLANAIKFSPERGLIQVTIRQGTLPGRGVAAVLLAVQDQGVGIPHGELESVFDKFIQSSATRSNAGGTGLGLPICREIARGHGGMIWASNNDPGPGATLTVALPLMAHPQPEWVRA; encoded by the coding sequence GTGCTGGCGTACGGCGCACTGCTGACCAGTGTTCTGGTGCTGGTCGGGTGGCTGATGTCGCTGCCTCTGTTTGGCAAAGCCGTGAACGGGTGGTGGGGGCTATTGGTCTTGCCCGGTTTCGGCATCGGCCTGCTGATGCTGGCGCTGGGTCGGGAAAACCGGCGCCTGAGGCAGCGCCTGCGTGAGGCTCGTCAGCGCGAGCAACGTCAGCAGGTGTTGTTTGATCTCTCCATCGACTGGGTGTGGGAGATGGATGCGGAGTATCGGTTTACCTACATCGAGGCGGGCATGGGGGCCGCAGTCCGCTTGTCGCCTGAGGGTATCCTGGGCAAAACGCCGTGGGAGCTGCCCTATCTTGGCCCCTGCAATGACTGGGGTGCCTTCCATGAGGTGTTTGCAAGGCGGCAGGCGGTGCAACGACTGGAGCTGATCCGCCAGCGTGATAATGATCCCCCCAGCTATGTAGCCATCAGTGGTATCCCGGTGTTTGATGCAGCCGACCAGTTTACCGGCTGGCGCGGCATTTCACAGGACATTACCGCGCAAAAACGGGCCGAAGTGGCACTGCGCCAACACCGGGACCAGTTGCAACGCACGGCGGATGCGCAGACTGAGCGCCTGATGGCCGTGTTTGATGCCAGCCCGATGGGGATGGCGCAGGTGATCAACCGGCACTTCGTGATGGTGAACCAGGCTTTTCTCGAGCTGTTTGGCTGGCCTGCTGAACAGATGTTGGGGCACTCGACCCGCATGGTCTTTGAAAGTGATGCGGCCTTTATGGACGTGGGGCAACGCGTTACGCCGGTCCAGTTCTCCGGGCTGACCCATACCGTCAATACCCCTTTTGTCCGGGCTGATGGCAGGGTATTTGACGGCGTGGCCTATGGTCGGGCGATTGACATTCATGACCCGTCCAAAGGTCAGATGTGGTTATACCAGGATGTCTCTGCGGAGCGGGAGGCCGCCGCAGCACTGGCGCGTAGCGAGCACGCCTATGAAGAAGCGTCCAGCATTGCCCACATTGGGCATTTTCGCTGGAATATCAACGAAGGGGTGACCTGGTCTGCCGAGACGTTCCGCCTGCATGGTTTTGATCCGGCGGAACCGACACCCGATTTGGACCTGATTTTGCAGCGCGTGCACCCGGACGATGCGGAAAACTGGTTTCGACTGGCCGCCTTGGCTTTTGAAGAAGGCTTGACATGTGATTACCACTATCGCGTGGTGCACCCAGATGGCAAGGTTTTGATTCTCAAAGAGTGCAATCGCCTGCTGCTGGATGAGTTCGGTAACATCGTGGGCCAGTTTGGAACGGTGCAGGATCAGACCGAGATTTTTCAGGCCGAGGAGGCCTTGCGGCAGGCTCGCGATGAAGCCGAGCAGGCCAATCGTACCAAGTCAGTATTTCTGGCCAATATGTCGCACGAGCTGCGCACGCCCATGCATGCCATCCTCAGCTTTGCCGAGCTGGCAGCTGACCGGCTGGACAAAGCGCCCGCAGAGAAGATTCAACATTACCTTGGCAACATCCGTCAGGCGGGGCAACGCTTGCTGGGATTGCTGAATGACTTGCTGGACCTCTCCAAAATGGAGGCGGGCAAGATGAGCTATCAGATGACATCGCAGCCCTTGCTGCCATTGGTGCATGATGCCATTGCCGAACTGCAGCTGCTGGCCATGGCGCGAGCGCAGCACATTGAACTGTTGGCAGAGCGTGAGGACCTGGTGCTGCCGTTTGATGGTATGCGACTGGGGCAATTGCTGCGCAATCTACTGGCCAATGCCATCAAGTTCAGCCCCGAGCGTGGCTTGATCCAGGTCACCATACGCCAGGGCACCCTGCCGGGGCGAGGTGTGGCTGCCGTGTTGCTGGCGGTGCAGGATCAGGGGGTGGGTATTCCACACGGCGAACTGGAAAGCGTATTCGACAAATTCATTCAGAGCAGTGCCACGCGCTCCAACGCGGGCGGTACCGGACTGGGCTTGCCGATTTGCCGGGAAATCGCCCGTGGACATGGCGGCATGATCTGGGCCAGCAACAATGACCCCGGCCCGGGGGCGACGCTTACAGTGGCCTTGCCCTTGATGGCTCATCCTCAGCCCGAATGGGTTCGCGCTTGA